A single Saccharolobus shibatae B12 DNA region contains:
- a CDS encoding winged helix-turn-helix domain-containing protein, with product MIDHRRRTKTEIIYSILRGCSEGSKKTRLMYLAKLNYSVFMKYIYDMEKMNLIEFNDGKCVLTDKGKRVLELLDKYMEIYSRFNEVKQKLEELMQP from the coding sequence ATGATTGATCATAGAAGAAGGACTAAGACTGAAATAATTTATAGTATTTTAAGAGGTTGTAGTGAAGGAAGTAAGAAAACTAGATTGATGTACCTTGCTAAGTTGAACTATTCAGTTTTCATGAAATATATTTATGATATGGAAAAAATGAATTTAATAGAATTTAATGATGGAAAATGTGTTCTGACAGATAAGGGAAAACGAGTACTAGAATTGTTAGATAAATATATGGAGATATATAGTAGGTTTAACGAAGTTAAACAGAAATTAGAAGAGCTAATGCAGCCTTGA
- a CDS encoding sugar phosphate nucleotidyltransferase, which produces MHAVITAAGLGTRMLPASKEIPKEMFPIPFNNGFKPVIQIIFEQLYDKGIRDFVIVVGRSKRVIEDHFTPDYDFISYLEKVGKEKQARELLTFYSKIEKSNIAFVNQPEPKGFGDAVLRAEPFIYDKFIVVAADTLLREIPDLVPNSFLVTEVEDPRSYGVVVLEGDRVIDVEEKPKNPKSHFIIVPYYMFTYDIFHALREIKCNGELQLTDGIKVLLKKGVEFVAKRVYDAYDLGSIENYIASIKKIIGEHAV; this is translated from the coding sequence ATGCATGCAGTAATAACTGCAGCTGGATTAGGCACTCGAATGTTGCCAGCTTCTAAAGAAATTCCTAAGGAGATGTTTCCAATTCCCTTTAATAACGGATTTAAGCCAGTTATACAAATAATCTTTGAGCAACTTTATGATAAGGGTATAAGGGATTTCGTTATAGTCGTTGGTAGGAGTAAGAGGGTAATTGAAGATCATTTTACACCAGATTATGATTTCATCTCATACCTTGAAAAAGTAGGTAAAGAAAAGCAGGCAAGGGAATTATTAACGTTTTACTCTAAAATAGAGAAAAGTAACATAGCATTTGTAAATCAGCCTGAGCCAAAAGGATTTGGAGATGCTGTACTTAGAGCAGAACCTTTTATTTATGATAAATTCATTGTAGTAGCAGCAGATACTCTATTGAGAGAGATTCCAGATTTAGTACCTAACTCTTTTCTAGTTACTGAAGTAGAAGATCCTAGATCGTATGGTGTAGTAGTATTAGAGGGGGATAGGGTTATAGATGTTGAGGAAAAACCTAAGAATCCAAAGTCCCATTTTATAATAGTTCCTTACTATATGTTTACATACGATATATTTCACGCCTTAAGAGAGATTAAGTGTAACGGAGAATTACAACTTACTGATGGGATAAAAGTATTGCTGAAAAAAGGTGTGGAATTTGTTGCAAAAAGAGTATATGATGCTTATGATCTGGGTAGTATAGAGAATTATATTGCGTCTATAAAGAAAATTATTGGAGAACATGCGGTTTAG
- a CDS encoding NAD-dependent epimerase/dehydratase family protein, with amino-acid sequence MKFLISGGAGFLGSHLIENLANDHEITIVDDLSTTKYIQLPKNVKLIEEKIENFKTDEKFDYILHLAARPSPEDYMNHPIETLLSNSLGTWNALEIARKSDAIFMYTSSSEVYGNAEILPIPEEYWGKVNPIGVRSCYDEGKRFSEALTMAYYREYGLDVRIQRPFNVYGPRLREDGSYGRVISRFIYQALRGEDITVFGDGKQTRAFLYVTDWVEATKKLLFNKGLKGTVLNIGSDKEVKIIELANMIINLTNSKSNIKFLPPRPDDPPRRAADIIKAKKLLNWEPKVSLEEGLRKTIDWFRGVVK; translated from the coding sequence ATGAAGTTTCTTATAAGCGGTGGTGCTGGGTTTCTAGGCTCACATCTAATAGAAAACTTGGCTAATGATCATGAAATAACAATAGTAGACGATTTATCAACTACAAAATATATACAACTACCAAAAAATGTGAAATTGATAGAAGAGAAAATAGAGAATTTTAAAACAGATGAAAAGTTTGACTACATACTACATTTAGCTGCAAGACCATCACCAGAAGATTATATGAATCATCCAATAGAAACATTGTTATCAAACTCTCTAGGAACATGGAATGCATTGGAAATAGCCAGAAAGAGCGACGCAATATTTATGTATACTTCTTCCTCAGAAGTTTACGGCAATGCAGAAATATTACCCATACCAGAAGAATATTGGGGAAAAGTAAATCCTATTGGAGTTAGAAGTTGTTACGATGAAGGAAAAAGGTTCTCAGAGGCATTAACAATGGCATATTATAGGGAATATGGATTAGACGTTAGAATACAAAGACCATTTAACGTTTATGGGCCTAGATTAAGAGAAGATGGAAGCTATGGAAGAGTAATATCACGTTTTATATATCAAGCCTTAAGAGGAGAAGACATTACAGTGTTTGGAGATGGGAAACAAACTAGGGCGTTCTTATACGTTACAGATTGGGTTGAAGCTACGAAAAAACTTTTATTTAACAAGGGATTAAAGGGTACGGTATTAAATATTGGCTCAGATAAAGAGGTTAAGATAATAGAATTAGCTAATATGATAATAAACTTAACTAATAGTAAATCTAATATAAAATTCCTTCCACCAAGACCGGATGATCCTCCAAGAAGGGCTGCAGATATAATAAAAGCTAAAAAGTTGCTAAACTGGGAGCCTAAGGTATCCTTAGAAGAAGGTTTAAGGAAAACAATAGATTGGTTTAGGGGTGTAGTTAAATGA
- a CDS encoding glycosyltransferase, whose protein sequence is MVLLSITITAKNEAPVIDKVLNNLVEQLNDLNYEMILIDNWSTDNTFQLLKKYENEYIKVFRYKGSKGSARNFALKNADGKYVMALDADQIYLNLDKFLKDYFSTYSSYAVKIGRSSFPIISPKELLMNVGGWRDLQFGEDWDLWFRLAEACKYVYLADYDWVFGEHIRDHKNNYSSIISRIRKYMIKYRDLYIVGLPVYSQNIYDKFFYRLGRVLSFFNSEKKIVYNCTKYLEMPIDKMGSEIDWDLQFHYNLIKYQLLTCKNKTIFLEILSKIDNYLKRNYGIM, encoded by the coding sequence GTGGTACTTTTAAGTATTACAATAACAGCTAAAAATGAAGCTCCAGTAATAGATAAGGTATTAAATAACTTGGTTGAACAGCTAAATGATCTAAATTATGAAATGATTTTAATAGATAATTGGAGTACTGATAATACTTTTCAGCTATTAAAGAAATATGAAAATGAATACATTAAAGTTTTTAGATACAAAGGGAGTAAAGGCTCTGCAAGAAATTTTGCTCTTAAAAATGCAGATGGAAAATATGTAATGGCATTAGATGCTGATCAGATTTATCTTAATTTGGATAAATTTCTTAAAGATTACTTTTCAACATATTCTTCATATGCGGTAAAAATTGGGAGAAGCTCATTTCCGATAATATCTCCCAAGGAATTATTAATGAATGTAGGAGGATGGAGAGATCTGCAGTTTGGAGAAGATTGGGATTTATGGTTTAGATTGGCGGAGGCATGTAAATACGTTTATCTTGCAGATTATGACTGGGTATTTGGAGAACATATTAGAGATCATAAAAATAATTATAGTTCAATAATATCAAGAATACGAAAATATATGATAAAATATAGAGATTTATATATAGTTGGATTACCAGTTTACTCACAAAATATTTATGATAAGTTTTTTTATCGGCTAGGAAGGGTGTTATCATTTTTCAATAGCGAAAAGAAAATAGTATATAATTGCACTAAATACTTAGAAATGCCTATTGATAAAATGGGAAGCGAAATTGATTGGGATTTGCAGTTTCATTATAATTTAATTAAATATCAACTTTTAACGTGCAAAAATAAGACTATATTTTTAGAAATATTATCTAAAATAGATAATTATTTGAAAAGAAATTACGGTATAATGTAA
- a CDS encoding UDP-glucose dehydrogenase family protein, with amino-acid sequence MKIGIVGLGYVGLVTGAVLADQGHYIIGVDIDENKVNGLNCNKIPIYEPGLDELIMKNREKIQFTTNYSALSDANVVFIAVSTPTINGKIFLDYIYSAAKNLQKILNNESIVVTKSTVIPGTSRKVKEITKREVIVNPEFLREGSAIIDTKHPDRIVIGGDDENAIGLVEDLWSFTNSPIIKTSMEEAELIKYAANSFLAIKISFINEIANLCEKIPNCNVDNIAKAIGMDKRISPYFLNAGLGFGGSCFPKDTLAITSFAKDLGEKLRIVEAAIEVNNERPFRAVKMMEDLIGKLENKTICVLGIAFKPNTDDTRESVGLKIAKLIREKGGKVIVYDPKAKADLEMVSLEECINKADGIIISTEWDEFRGLEDRLKGKYVVDGRRILNYKNFEKGKFKAIGVS; translated from the coding sequence ATGAAAATAGGCATAGTAGGGTTAGGCTATGTAGGATTAGTAACTGGTGCAGTTTTAGCTGATCAAGGACATTATATAATAGGTGTTGACATAGACGAGAATAAGGTAAATGGATTAAATTGTAATAAAATACCAATTTACGAACCTGGTTTAGACGAACTAATTATGAAAAATAGAGAAAAAATACAATTTACTACAAACTATTCTGCTCTATCTGATGCTAATGTAGTTTTTATAGCAGTTTCTACGCCGACAATAAATGGAAAAATTTTCCTAGATTACATTTACTCAGCAGCTAAAAATTTACAGAAAATCTTAAATAATGAATCAATAGTGGTAACAAAGAGTACAGTGATCCCAGGGACTTCAAGAAAAGTTAAGGAAATAACTAAGAGAGAAGTGATAGTAAATCCAGAATTTTTAAGGGAAGGAAGCGCTATTATTGATACTAAACACCCTGACAGGATAGTTATAGGTGGTGATGATGAAAATGCTATCGGCTTAGTTGAAGATTTGTGGTCATTTACTAATTCGCCGATAATAAAAACTTCAATGGAAGAGGCTGAGTTAATAAAATATGCTGCAAATTCTTTTCTTGCAATAAAGATTTCATTTATAAATGAAATCGCTAATTTATGTGAAAAAATCCCAAATTGTAATGTAGATAATATAGCAAAAGCAATCGGCATGGATAAGCGTATATCACCATATTTTTTAAACGCAGGACTAGGTTTTGGCGGATCATGTTTCCCCAAGGATACGTTAGCTATTACCTCTTTTGCTAAAGATTTAGGAGAGAAGTTACGTATCGTAGAGGCTGCAATTGAGGTCAATAATGAAAGACCTTTTAGAGCAGTCAAGATGATGGAAGATTTAATTGGAAAATTGGAGAACAAGACTATCTGCGTATTAGGAATAGCATTTAAGCCAAATACTGATGATACCAGAGAAAGTGTAGGTTTAAAAATAGCTAAACTGATTAGAGAAAAAGGTGGTAAAGTTATAGTATACGATCCAAAGGCTAAAGCTGATTTAGAGATGGTCTCACTTGAAGAGTGCATAAACAAAGCTGACGGAATAATAATTTCTACTGAATGGGATGAATTCAGAGGATTAGAGGATAGACTAAAGGGAAAATATGTAGTAGATGGAAGGAGAATCCTAAACTATAAAAATTTTGAGAAAGGTAAATTTAAAGCGATAGGTGTTAGTTAA
- a CDS encoding glycosyltransferase family 4 protein, producing MQMKIGFVMMESIYPQRGGIHEQVYLLLGELHRRGYDAEIVAYSKRNVDQKGKRLLWLRQSSPAFISKISKYDIVISETAWPIIPSLMSSKIFHKKCILHLHSVESKQDVGLSLLGKGIITFFERLSIFCDIILVPSKTEERVLKSSKVKILPNIIDMEAFNLHKPTELKRPAVVFVGGMGYPPNREAAEFIVRISEKLKNMGKHVNFYLVGPSPPKVSPPVYATGYVESTIPFILSADICIAPLKRGGGVKLKVLEYMAAGKPIIATKKAVEGIDNIKYINAETEDEFINRILEILSGKIDLNFAENKDIILKNHTPSVAGDILEKIIKGI from the coding sequence ATACAGATGAAAATCGGCTTTGTAATGATGGAGAGCATTTATCCTCAAAGAGGCGGTATTCATGAACAAGTATATTTATTGTTAGGAGAATTGCATAGACGTGGCTATGATGCAGAAATAGTAGCATATTCGAAAAGAAATGTAGATCAAAAAGGAAAAAGGCTTCTATGGTTAAGACAAAGCTCTCCTGCTTTTATTTCCAAAATATCTAAATATGATATAGTTATTTCTGAGACTGCTTGGCCTATTATACCATCCCTAATGTCTAGTAAAATCTTTCATAAAAAATGTATTTTACATTTACATTCTGTTGAATCTAAGCAGGACGTCGGTTTAAGTTTACTAGGAAAAGGCATAATAACTTTCTTTGAAAGGTTATCAATTTTCTGTGATATTATATTGGTCCCTTCAAAGACTGAAGAGAGAGTATTAAAAAGTAGTAAAGTGAAAATATTGCCGAACATTATTGATATGGAAGCATTTAATTTACATAAACCCACAGAATTGAAAAGACCTGCAGTGGTATTCGTAGGAGGTATGGGATATCCTCCTAACAGAGAGGCAGCCGAGTTTATAGTAAGGATTTCTGAAAAGCTGAAGAACATGGGTAAACATGTAAATTTTTACTTAGTTGGGCCATCACCACCTAAAGTTAGCCCACCAGTTTACGCTACAGGGTACGTAGAGTCCACTATTCCATTTATATTATCAGCTGATATTTGTATAGCCCCTCTAAAACGAGGTGGAGGTGTAAAGCTTAAAGTTTTGGAATATATGGCAGCAGGAAAGCCAATAATAGCCACAAAAAAAGCTGTAGAGGGTATAGATAATATAAAATATATTAACGCTGAGACAGAAGATGAATTTATTAATAGGATATTAGAAATCTTGAGCGGTAAAATAGACTTAAACTTTGCTGAAAATAAAGATATAATATTGAAAAATCATACTCCGTCTGTCGCTGGAGATATTCTTGAGAAAATAATTAAAGGTATATAA